One window of the Zea mays cultivar B73 chromosome 3, Zm-B73-REFERENCE-NAM-5.0, whole genome shotgun sequence genome contains the following:
- the LOC103649530 gene encoding glucan endo-1,3-beta-D-glucosidase-like precursor translates to MARGGRLLILSLGLVLLYFVSGSVAAAAAQKTWCVAKPSASNDILSLNLNYACSQVSCGVIQKGGPCYYPDNLVSRAAVAMNLYYAANGRHPWNCYFNNSALVVQSDPSYGSCTYY, encoded by the exons ATGGCAAGAGGTGGTCGGCTACTGATCCTCTCCCTGGGGCTTGTGCTCCTCTACTTCGTCTCAG GaagtgttgctgctgctgctgcacagAAAACGTGGTGCGTTGCCAAGCCGTCGGCGTCCAACGATATCCTGTCTCTGAACCTCAACTACGCGTGCTCCCAGGTGAGCTGCGGCGTGATCCAGAAGGGCGGGCCGTGCTACTACCCGGACAACCTGGTGTCGCGCGCCGCCGTCGCCATGAACCTCTACTATGCCGCCAATGGCAGGCACCCCTGGAACTGCTACTTCAACAACTCGGCGCTCGTGGTGCAGTCCGATCCCAGCTATGGATCCTGCACCTACTACTGA
- the LOC100272390 gene encoding uncharacterized LOC100272390 translates to MASDAPAEQPATQQKPTRVSLSYEEISKLFSLPIAEAASILGVCTSVLKRICRTHGIVRWPYRKLVSGKAGDDTKGPDSDKANELLEVSKIAKQKAPSASGPSVVSSSTSQGAAKSQQGNSKAGQFSVSPPTGKHNASLSLTHSQAKAIPCYMDDFKYGFPSSGLSCETMKWWGTSSDTDYVPTKDGSHEPHESTTHEPSKGMTDDDELDWGADEAEAEADGTVTAEASAQLCSLRRKAVDDGRKLLNGHNRRGQEFSRLNKRQKTALAQVFGASLPECCITRV, encoded by the exons ATGGCTTCCGACGCCCCGGCGGAGCAACCGGCGACGCAGCAGAAGCCCACCAGGGTCTCGCTGTCCTATGAGGAGATCTCCAAGCTCTTCTCCCTCCCCATCGCTGAGGCGGCCTCCATCCTCG GAGTCTGCACCAGTGTCTTGAAGAGGATCTGCCGCACCCACGGGATTGTTAGGTGGCCATATCGTAAG CTTGTTTCTGGGAAAGCTGGGGATGACACAAAAGGTCCTGATAGCGACAAAGCCAACGAACTCCTTGAGGTATCAAAAATCGCGAAACAAAAGGCTCCCAGTGCATCAGGCCCATCAGTAGT GTCATCAAGCACTTCCCAAGGAGCGGCAAAGTCTCAACAGGGCAATTCTAAGGCAGGACAGTTTTCAGTTTCGCCACCAACAGGTAAACATAACGCATCACTAAGTTTGACCCATAGCCAAGCCAAGGCCATCCCTTGCTATATGGATGATTTCAAGTACGGATTCCCGTCATCTGGCTTGTCTTGTGAAACTATGAAATGGTGGGGCACAAGCAGCGACACAGACTATGTGCCTACCAAAGATGGAAGCCATGAACCCCATGAATCAACAACACATGAGCCATCAAAGGGCATGACTGATGATGACGAGTTGGACTGGGGAGCAGATGAAGCGGAAGCTGAAGCTGATGGCACTGTTACGGCAGAGGCATCGGCACAGCTGTGCTCGCTGAGAAGGAAAGCAGTAGATGACGGGCGCAAACTATTGAATGGTCACAACCGCAGGGGCCAAGAATTCTCTAGGCTGAACAAAAGGCAGAAGACAGCGCTAGCCCAGGTATTTGGGGCTTCACTGCCAGAATGTTGTATTACTCGTGTCTAG
- the LOC100282125 gene encoding uncharacterized protein LOC100282125, which translates to MSEVKDSNVPAALDGNPQPMDQTEDNSMPSAQQQEEAIKKKFGGLMPKKPPLISKDHERAYFDSADWALGKQGVAKPKGPLEALRPKLQPTRQQQQQRARRPIYTSSENEDGDGAGAEDMNIN; encoded by the exons ATGTCGGAGGTGAAGGACTCCAATGTGCCTGCTGCACTTGATGGAAATCCTCAACCTATGGACCAAACTGAAGACAATTCTATGCCCTCAGCACAGCAACAG GAAGAAGCAATCAAGAAGAAGTTTGGAGGACTAATGCCCAAAAAGCCCCCACTCATCTCAAAG GATCATGAGCGGGCCTACTTTGATTCTGCTGACTGGGCTCTAGGGAAG CAAGGTGTTGCCAAACCAAAAGGACCGCTGGAGGCACTTAGGCCCAAGCTTCAG CCAACACGCCAACAACAGCAACAACGTGCAAGGCGCCCTATTTACACTTCGTCAGAAAACGAGG ACGGAGACGGGGCTGGTGCTGAGGATATGAACATCAATTGA
- the LOC100284015 gene encoding uncharacterized protein LOC100284015, whose product MSSAAPASARAGHQLPRRPASCSNSKQNRKPPVVIAHECPSAMRAHLVEVPAGRDVLSCVSAFARRGRCGAMVLGAAGHVTDVVLREPALVLRGTMEILSLSGCFFPFPGPGSVAATGTAVFMAGPRGSVLGGGVALGGLVAAGPVVVMVATFVAAALDRLPLAKGDEAGKDVHGHHRACGWAAVCRKKKQQQLGAN is encoded by the coding sequence ATGTCGTCGGCTGCGCCTGCGAGTGCGCGGGCGGGGCACCAGCTCCCTCGCCGGCCCGCGTCGTGCTCCAACTCCAAGCAGAACAGGAAGCCGCCTGTGGTGATAGCGCACGAGTGCCCCAGCGCGATGCGTGCCCACTTGGTGGAGGTGCCCGCGGGGCGCGACGTGCTGTCGTGcgtctcggcgttcgcgcggcgtGGGCGGTGCGGTGCGATGGTGCTGGGCGCGGCCGGGCACGTCACAGACGTGGTGCTCCGGGAGCCCGCGCTGGTGCTCCGCGGCACCATGGAGATACTGAGCCTGTCCGGCTGCTTCTTCCCATTCCCGGGGCCCGGGTCGGTGGCAGCCACGGGAACGGCGGTGTTTATGGCCGGGCCGCGGGGCAGCGTGCTGGGTGGCGGCGTTGCGCTGGGAGGGCTGGTGGCCGCGGGGCCGGTGGTGGTGATGGTGGCCACGTTTGTGGCGGCGGCGCTTGACAGGCTGCCGTTGGCCAAGGGGGATGAGGCCGGGAAGGATGTGCATGGACACCACCGGGCGTGCGGCTGGGCGGCAGTGTGCCGGAAAAAGAAGCAGCAGCAGCTTGGCGCCAATTAA
- the LOC118476830 gene encoding KH domain-containing protein At4g18375-like: MSIRILCASELIGSVIGKSGANVRRVEEQTGARIKVQEIDKDASGERLIIVSSNEIPTEPISPTIEALILLHDKVITEMRRRTGAEIRVYWKADKPKYLSFGDELVQVAGPPAIARGALTEIGSRLRTRTLRDTSTANNPPPFAPSDDPPGILNKVYMNILLASPLLKAILKDATAV; encoded by the exons ATGTCTATCAGAATCCTATGTGCTTCTGAGCTCATTGGTTCAGTTATTGGGAAAAGTGGGGCTAATGTTAGGCGGGTAGAGGAGCAGACTGGTGCTCGCATTAAAGTTCAAGAGATTGACAAAGATGCTTCTGGAGAAAGGCTGATCATTGTTTCATCTAACGAG ATACCAACTGAACCAATATCCCCAACAATTGAGGCACTCATTTTGCTCCATGATAAA GTGATTACTGAAATGAGAAGACGAACTGGGGCTGAAATTCGAGTTTACTGGAAGGCAGATAAACCAAAATACTTGTCTTTTGGTGATGAACTTGTGCAG GTTGCAGGGCCTCCAGCTATTGCAAGAGGAGCCCTCACAGAGATTGGTTCAAGGCTTAGAACTAGGACTTTGAGAGATACAAGTACTGCCAATAATCCTCCACCTTTTGCCCCTTCCGATGATCCTCCTGGAATTCTGAACAAAGTGTATATGAATATTCTGCTCGCCTCTCCTCTCCTAAAGGCCATTTTAAAGGACGCGACTGCAGTATAG